A genomic segment from Glycine soja cultivar W05 chromosome 18, ASM419377v2, whole genome shotgun sequence encodes:
- the LOC114397648 gene encoding E3 ubiquitin-protein ligase SPL2-like gives MSHQEQALVSLLSQLALSLDGAVLGFALAYAAVRTLFKFTATSSALRKLRRAPSLSVSDLRSLLAEIPSDGDGNSKGGIIVIVRGTVDAKSAVDGTWKTLRPGVLVSRESGDKGVILQRTQTCIYNEWKGLFGWTSDLRAIFARSWRQQESTSLRKVPFLLTDVGRRPNAEYVVVNMDGSRHPLPLTTVYHKLQPITASPYTFLQALFGHEYPVGLLDEEKILPLGKDITAVGLCSLKNGIAEIKSCKYLPYFLSDLSKDQMIMDLSIKTKILFWGGIALGSMSVGVLGYAVVRNWNKWKQWKQQRQLQQQRQAVSDVEPQMDDEIEDAPDGQLCVICLMRRRRSVFIPCGHLVCCQGCAISVEREVAPKCPVCRQEIRDSVRIYES, from the exons ATGTCTCATCAGGAGCAAGCCTTAGTGTCCCTTCTCTCTCAGCTCGCCCTTTCCTTGGATGGTGCCGTTTTGGGCTTCGCCTTGGCCTACGCCGCCGTCCGCACCCTCTTCAAATTCACCGCCACCTCCTCCGCCCTCCGCAAGCTCCGCCGCGCCCCCTCCCTCTCTGTCTCCGACCTCCGATCCCTCCTCGCCGAGATACCCTCCGACGGCGACGGAAACTCCAAGGGTGGCATAATCGTAATTGTCCGCGGCACCGTCGACGCCAAGTCAGCCGTCGATGGCACCTGGAAAACCCTGAGACCTGGTGTCTTGGTTTCTCGCGAGTCCGGCGATAAAGGCGTTATTCTTCAAAGAACTCAAACG TGTATATACAATGAATGGAAAGGCTTATTTGGATGGACTTCTGATCTTCGAGCCATATTTGCAAGATCTTGGAGACAGCAAGAGTCTACATCTTTAAGGAAG GTGCCTTTTCTTCTAACTGATGTTGGACGGCGGCCAAATGCTGAGTATGTTGTTGTAAACATGGATGGCTCAAGACATCCTTTACCTTTGACAACAGTCTATCATAAATTGCAACCAATAACTGCTTCTCCTTATACTTTTTTGCAAGCACTTTTTGGGCATGAATATCCG GTTGGACTACTAGATGAAGAGAAAATTCTTCCATTGGGGAAGGATATCACTGCTGTTGGCCTTTGCAGTTTAAAAAATGGAATTGCTGAAATTAAGTCGTGCAAATATCTACCATATTTTCt GTCTGACTTGAGTAAAGATCAGATGATAATGGATCTTtccatcaaaacaaaaatactgTTTTGGGGTGGTATTGCTCTTGGTTCAATGTCAGTTGGGGTCCTTGGCTATGCAGTTGTGAG GAACTGGAATAAGTGGAAACAGTGGAAGCAACAGAGGCAGCTCCAGCAACAAAGGCAAGCGGTGAGTGATGTTGAACCTCAGATGGATGATGAGATTGAAGATGCTCCAGATGGACAATTATGTGTTATATGTCTAATGAGGAGAAGGCGTTCTGTCTTCATTCCCTGTGGGCATCTTGTGTGTTGCCAAGGGTGTGCCATATCAGTTGAACGTGAAGTGGCACCCAAATGTCCCGTTTGTCGTCAGGAGATCCGAGATTCAGTGCGGATTTATGAATCTTGA